One region of Halohasta litchfieldiae genomic DNA includes:
- a CDS encoding IS630 family transposase, producing the protein MEQSRRFELVEHLSDAELDRAIDEAQKADETRLVRRLCFIKNLYGGKTQQQAGEAVGVSQPTSSRWARAWNQDGVKGLRPRFGGGRPPKLTSAQWDEICAVLEINQPWTAREILSLIEDRFGVTYHPTHLARKLRASGMHYAKPRPMDPRSPEDAEEILAERLSEALGEDDAVEDDPIVLGFFR; encoded by the coding sequence ATGGAGCAATCACGTCGGTTTGAGCTTGTTGAGCATCTGTCGGACGCAGAGTTAGATCGAGCGATTGACGAGGCACAGAAGGCGGACGAGACACGTCTCGTCCGGCGACTTTGTTTTATCAAGAACCTCTACGGTGGGAAAACCCAACAGCAGGCAGGTGAGGCTGTTGGCGTTTCCCAGCCGACGAGCAGCCGCTGGGCACGCGCGTGGAATCAAGACGGTGTCAAGGGCTTGCGACCACGCTTCGGCGGCGGGCGGCCGCCGAAGCTCACCTCGGCACAGTGGGACGAGATCTGTGCTGTACTTGAAATCAACCAACCATGGACAGCACGCGAGATCCTCTCACTCATCGAAGACCGTTTCGGCGTTACTTACCACCCTACTCATCTTGCTCGGAAGCTTCGGGCCTCAGGAATGCACTACGCCAAACCACGACCGATGGATCCACGAAGTCCAGAGGATGCTGAGGAGATTCTCGCCGAGCGCCTGAGCGAGGCGCTCGGCGAGGACGATGCCGTGGAGGATGATCCAATCGTCTTGGGATTCTTTCGATGA
- a CDS encoding IS630 family transposase gives MIQSSWDSFDEAWPQPFENSQRMWSFDRTVQIEKPLVTVPWRSIGFYALTGQSVITYKERLVKETIVEALEEIREQNPQGRILLVADNYGSHHAKLTQERADELGIEFVFIPPYSPTLNAIEPLWKDLKREISPTIFEGKDHFREFVTEAFLRLSHRLSFAVDWIETFLPDIQKLQ, from the coding sequence ATGATCCAATCGTCTTGGGATTCTTTCGATGAAGCGTGGCCACAGCCGTTCGAGAACTCTCAGCGGATGTGGTCGTTTGACCGCACCGTCCAGATAGAGAAACCGTTAGTAACGGTACCGTGGCGGTCAATCGGCTTCTATGCGTTGACTGGGCAAAGCGTGATCACGTACAAAGAGCGGTTGGTGAAGGAGACGATCGTCGAGGCTCTCGAAGAGATCCGCGAGCAGAATCCGCAGGGTCGGATTCTGCTCGTGGCAGATAACTACGGCTCTCATCACGCGAAACTCACGCAGGAAAGGGCCGACGAACTCGGTATCGAGTTCGTCTTCATCCCGCCGTACTCACCGACGTTGAACGCAATCGAGCCGCTGTGGAAAGACCTCAAGCGTGAGATTTCACCAACAATCTTTGAGGGGAAAGACCACTTCAGAGAGTTCGTCACTGAGGCGTTCCTTCGGCTGAGCCATCGGCTCAGTTTCGCTGTTGACTGGATCGAGACGTTCCTTCCTGATATTCAAAAGTTACAGTGA